From the Leptospira sp. WS60.C2 genome, one window contains:
- the thiL gene encoding thiamine-phosphate kinase yields the protein MKESEIIRSLFGKTPPPEDDCYFLAPGRLVTTDSLSEGTHFLHEWSSPEILARKLVEVNVSDITASGGVPRECFLNLGLSPYSRKKEWVLAFAKSLRSSLYEYGMKLAGGDTFSSPTTQLTLTVVGAVKTPWLRSGGKPGDYLYVTGDLGQSLLGYHGLKHNKKQPKYKEAIKRHLLPKSRQILQKPLSKYRIHACMDVTDGLIQDAERLAIASHGKLILEVESVPLHPFAVQELGVDACLGSGEELELLFLSPDILPNQIESIPVTMIGRFEKGKPRTKFLREGKTYRPKTKGFLHFKEEE from the coding sequence TTGAAAGAATCAGAAATCATCCGCAGTTTATTTGGTAAAACTCCCCCACCAGAGGACGATTGTTACTTTCTGGCACCAGGACGACTTGTCACCACCGATTCCCTCTCGGAAGGAACTCATTTCCTACACGAATGGTCTAGTCCCGAAATTTTAGCAAGAAAACTTGTGGAAGTGAATGTATCAGACATCACTGCCTCTGGCGGAGTCCCCAGAGAATGTTTTCTGAACCTTGGCCTTTCCCCCTACTCACGAAAAAAGGAATGGGTCTTAGCCTTTGCCAAATCACTCCGTTCTTCCCTCTACGAATATGGGATGAAACTGGCCGGCGGTGATACCTTTTCCTCTCCGACAACCCAGCTAACCTTAACCGTTGTAGGCGCCGTCAAAACACCATGGCTTCGCTCTGGTGGAAAACCTGGAGATTACTTATATGTCACAGGGGATTTAGGCCAAAGCCTACTTGGGTATCACGGACTAAAACACAACAAGAAACAACCCAAATACAAAGAAGCAATCAAAAGACATTTACTGCCAAAATCGAGACAGATCCTACAAAAACCTTTATCGAAATATCGAATTCATGCTTGCATGGATGTAACGGATGGTCTCATCCAAGATGCAGAAAGATTAGCAATTGCCTCCCATGGCAAACTGATTCTAGAAGTGGAATCAGTTCCCTTGCACCCATTTGCGGTTCAGGAACTAGGTGTAGATGCTTGCCTTGGTTCTGGAGAAGAGTTGGAACTTTTGTTTTTATCACCAGATATACTACCAAACCAAATTGAATCCATTCCTGTGACGATGATAGGTAGATTTGAAAAAGGAAAACCTAGAACAAAATTTCTAAGAGAAGGAAAAACCTACCGTCCCAAAACCAAAGGTTTCCTTCACTTCAAAGAGGAAGAATAA
- a CDS encoding response regulator has translation METLSSRVRVILLEDDPTISLFYNGILQKQGMEVTCFSDIKPAIYFLTENHLQNQNIVITDLQLPGGNGLDFVREIRKVNKHIPILVITSTEDPKQIIEVMKEHVQEYLIKPVIPSELLSRIKYQLSTKEDSYVYSDYEREKIISLEKLLEWYSYKNTRIKKGDLNTNELHKNLFYGLRTSLAQGAGFGVLSQLIDIIKAMPKADNGGVILDLDILNILEENAIYSKKVLDRFAEIENVIFDRVEIEEVSPLKLYNEMLKLKEEVNPLLLLKDQVLLIPEYNASKLSSKLIKWNPLYFKKIIYELLLNAMRFSKHSSRIFFLFNVDSDGIYLSTINSYAEEEFSKKGISNDYLELIFEPFFRITKNIYEKHGSLDFGIGLSFVKQTIEKFGGTITALNLVDHTNETKETKIEFKIFLPYSSSLK, from the coding sequence ATGGAAACACTTAGTTCTCGAGTAAGGGTCATACTTCTTGAGGATGATCCGACTATTTCACTTTTTTACAATGGTATTCTTCAGAAACAAGGAATGGAAGTAACTTGTTTTTCTGATATTAAACCAGCTATATACTTTTTAACTGAAAATCATCTACAAAATCAAAATATTGTCATTACTGATTTACAACTTCCCGGTGGGAATGGTTTGGATTTCGTTAGAGAAATTCGAAAGGTAAATAAACATATTCCGATTTTGGTAATCACTTCAACTGAGGATCCAAAACAAATCATAGAAGTCATGAAGGAACATGTTCAAGAATACCTGATAAAACCTGTGATTCCAAGTGAATTGCTTTCTCGTATCAAATACCAACTATCAACCAAAGAAGATTCGTATGTTTATTCGGATTATGAAAGAGAAAAAATCATATCTCTTGAAAAATTATTAGAATGGTATAGCTACAAAAACACTCGTATCAAAAAAGGAGATCTAAATACTAACGAACTTCATAAAAATCTTTTTTATGGACTTAGGACAAGTTTAGCACAAGGAGCTGGTTTTGGAGTTTTGTCTCAATTGATAGATATCATAAAAGCAATGCCAAAAGCGGATAATGGCGGGGTTATTCTAGATTTAGATATCTTGAATATCTTAGAAGAAAACGCAATTTACTCGAAGAAGGTTTTAGATCGATTTGCTGAAATTGAAAATGTAATTTTTGATAGAGTTGAAATCGAAGAAGTGTCACCTTTAAAATTGTACAATGAAATGTTGAAGTTAAAGGAAGAAGTTAATCCGCTTTTGCTTCTAAAAGACCAAGTTTTACTCATCCCTGAATATAATGCTTCGAAACTTAGTTCAAAATTGATCAAATGGAATCCACTATATTTTAAAAAAATAATCTATGAGCTTTTATTGAATGCTATGAGGTTTTCTAAACATTCAAGTAGAATATTCTTTCTATTTAATGTCGATTCAGATGGAATTTACCTTTCTACAATCAATTCCTATGCGGAAGAAGAATTTTCGAAGAAGGGGATTTCTAATGATTATCTAGAACTAATCTTTGAGCCTTTTTTTAGAATTACAAAGAATATTTATGAAAAACATGGTTCCTTAGATTTTGGGATCGGACTAAGCTTTGTAAAACAGACTATAGAAAAGTTTGGTGGAACCATTACAGCACTGAATTTGGTAGACCATACAAACGAAACCAAGGAAACCAAAATAGAGTTCAAAATATTCCTCCCTTATTCTTCCTCTTTGAAGTGA
- the pcnB gene encoding polynucleotide adenylyltransferase PcnB, with product MFKFLTSLFRKKADSVDSFLMYPEGKRYYRETHSIRRANIDEDAIKIINRLNKFRYKAYLVGGGVRDLLMGKRPKDFDIVTSATPNQIKRIFNNCRIIGKRFKIVHIIFKGKIIEVSTFRSLPEHRLEKHKAENDYLIKRDNSFGTAKEDAARRDFTINSLFYDPKNDSILDYVGGFEDIQKKIVRVIGDPDISFKEDPVRMLRAVKFSVLLGLDIEKKTKLAIKKNRLELEKSSTARLLEEYNKMFRTWKTSIIFEGLAENHLLDVLFKEPADKLKKADPEWREHFMDTPLGKRLAVTDKLLSAREEMTPAIFYSLIFYDIVKDLYENDRGHLAHNIKESLQPVFERMGIPKREQDNLVKIFISQPRFHITDDEKERQNSFFKKKDYFYDAFMVYKIVAISENNEAAVQTAFFWEISLRQRPKPDSHQFGQQNRKKEGNKKRPPRKKHRDRRGSGNQNQTNQEGNSNESEDSNGFVSENKNEESNPENF from the coding sequence ATGTTTAAATTTCTCACTTCTCTTTTCAGAAAGAAAGCCGACTCTGTCGATTCCTTTTTGATGTACCCCGAGGGAAAGAGATACTATCGAGAAACTCACTCCATACGCAGGGCCAATATCGATGAAGATGCCATCAAAATCATCAATCGATTGAACAAGTTTCGTTACAAGGCCTACTTAGTCGGTGGAGGAGTCAGAGATCTGCTGATGGGCAAGCGCCCAAAAGATTTTGACATTGTCACAAGTGCGACACCAAACCAAATCAAAAGGATCTTCAATAACTGCCGAATCATCGGTAAACGATTTAAAATTGTTCACATCATTTTTAAAGGGAAAATTATTGAAGTTTCAACGTTCCGATCATTACCGGAACATCGTTTGGAAAAACACAAAGCAGAAAACGATTATCTCATCAAGCGGGACAATTCCTTCGGTACAGCAAAGGAAGACGCGGCAAGACGCGACTTTACCATCAACTCCTTGTTCTACGATCCTAAAAATGATTCCATTTTGGATTACGTAGGTGGATTCGAAGACATTCAAAAGAAAATTGTAAGGGTCATTGGTGATCCAGACATTTCTTTCAAAGAAGATCCTGTTCGTATGTTACGAGCAGTGAAGTTTTCTGTATTACTTGGGCTCGATATCGAGAAAAAAACCAAACTGGCAATTAAAAAGAATCGTTTGGAACTCGAAAAATCTTCCACTGCAAGACTTCTCGAAGAATACAACAAGATGTTTCGAACATGGAAAACATCGATTATCTTTGAAGGTTTAGCAGAAAATCATCTCTTAGATGTTTTGTTCAAAGAACCAGCCGATAAGTTAAAGAAAGCAGATCCAGAATGGCGTGAACATTTTATGGACACTCCACTCGGAAAACGACTCGCTGTGACAGACAAACTTCTCTCTGCAAGAGAGGAGATGACTCCAGCTATTTTTTATTCGTTAATCTTTTACGATATCGTAAAAGATCTTTATGAAAACGATCGTGGACACCTAGCGCATAACATCAAAGAAAGTTTACAACCTGTTTTTGAAAGAATGGGAATCCCAAAACGAGAACAAGACAACTTGGTAAAAATATTCATTAGCCAACCTCGTTTTCACATCACTGATGATGAAAAAGAAAGGCAAAATTCTTTCTTCAAAAAGAAGGATTATTTTTACGATGCGTTCATGGTGTATAAGATAGTGGCCATCTCCGAAAACAACGAAGCTGCCGTACAAACTGCATTTTTCTGGGAAATTTCGCTCCGCCAAAGACCGAAGCCAGATAGCCATCAGTTTGGCCAACAAAATCGTAAAAAAGAAGGCAATAAAAAAAGGCCACCAAGGAAAAAACACCGTGATCGAAGAGGGAGCGGAAACCAGAACCAAACCAATCAGGAAGGAAATTCGAATGAATCTGAAGATTCAAACGGATTTGTTTCTGAGAATAAAAACGAAGAATCAAATCCAGAAAATTTTTAA
- the rplM gene encoding 50S ribosomal protein L13 yields the protein MELLSKAHKTPSIAKEAVQKQWFVVDATDKTLGRLASQVASRLRGKHKSTFTPNQDCGDNIIIVNASKVAVTGRKREQKIYYHHSRYPGGMTAIAFHKLIQENPERVIMEAVKGMLPKSKLGDQMLRNCRVFAGSDHNLGAQKPLKLELK from the coding sequence ATGGAACTATTGTCTAAAGCCCACAAGACCCCTTCTATCGCAAAAGAAGCCGTACAAAAACAGTGGTTTGTTGTGGACGCAACTGATAAAACGCTCGGAAGATTGGCAAGTCAAGTCGCTTCCCGACTTCGCGGAAAACACAAATCTACATTCACACCGAACCAAGATTGTGGAGATAACATCATCATCGTTAATGCTTCTAAAGTGGCCGTGACTGGTCGCAAAAGAGAACAAAAAATTTACTACCACCACTCCCGTTACCCAGGTGGTATGACTGCGATTGCCTTCCACAAACTCATTCAAGAGAATCCCGAAAGAGTGATTATGGAAGCAGTCAAAGGAATGTTACCTAAATCTAAGTTAGGTGACCAAATGTTAAGAAATTGCCGAGTGTTCGCAGGCAGTGACCACAACCTAGGTGCACAAAAGCCCCTAAAACTGGAGTTGAAATAA
- a CDS encoding MFS transporter: MNQIIFYLAFAFGTFASSCFLYSIVIFTQTLTVVKGYSGIVFFFLFLPFPIFFLYTGYLLDHYSKKWVVVAFQFFLCFATFLLGALTPEFAKYPLLLLPLAFINGIGMTTVLPGRMALLREVMDSHRLVFHTIVGNLLLIFSFGMSPLAVGWIREFQSYSHLFLILTGLHLVSILAFTLLKTNSKDVPSPTEKENQNRIPPNSEFPSIGKNLHNVIGVLKSDPVSKQVMWMAILSMLALGPIQVVLPQYVKQELGLGELARGSVLVFLGPGLFLGGILTILFHHLERKGLALLIVFSLSSFFFLGLIPFYQANITSFFLFCFGISGGVLSSLMPAILQKRTNDALRGRILSLYTVCFQFTPAVSGFFSAYLSDTFGSLWTFTGLGLCFLGFALFSFWGYKELRES; the protein is encoded by the coding sequence ATGAACCAAATCATCTTTTACCTTGCCTTTGCTTTTGGAACCTTTGCCAGTAGTTGTTTTTTATATTCGATTGTGATTTTTACACAGACATTAACAGTTGTAAAAGGGTATTCTGGGATCGTATTTTTCTTTTTGTTTTTACCTTTCCCCATTTTCTTTTTATACACGGGATACCTTCTCGACCATTACTCTAAAAAATGGGTCGTTGTCGCATTTCAGTTCTTTTTGTGTTTTGCTACCTTCTTATTAGGGGCACTCACGCCGGAGTTTGCAAAGTATCCTCTCCTTTTATTACCTCTGGCTTTTATAAACGGAATTGGAATGACAACGGTTTTGCCGGGAAGGATGGCACTCCTCAGAGAAGTGATGGACTCTCATCGTTTGGTTTTTCATACGATTGTTGGGAATTTACTTCTGATCTTCTCTTTTGGAATGAGTCCTCTCGCTGTGGGCTGGATTCGAGAATTCCAATCCTATTCCCATTTGTTTTTGATTTTAACTGGTTTACATCTTGTATCCATTCTCGCCTTCACTTTGTTAAAGACGAATTCCAAGGATGTTCCAAGTCCAACGGAAAAAGAGAACCAAAATAGAATCCCACCAAACTCTGAATTTCCTTCCATTGGTAAAAATCTTCATAACGTAATTGGGGTTTTAAAAAGCGATCCAGTCTCCAAACAAGTCATGTGGATGGCAATCCTAAGTATGCTTGCTCTCGGTCCTATCCAAGTGGTGCTTCCGCAATATGTAAAACAAGAATTGGGACTTGGGGAACTGGCAAGAGGGAGTGTTCTTGTGTTTCTCGGCCCTGGGCTTTTTTTAGGTGGGATCCTTACGATTTTGTTCCATCACCTGGAACGAAAGGGACTCGCATTACTCATCGTATTCTCTTTGTCTTCGTTTTTCTTTTTGGGTCTCATACCGTTTTACCAAGCAAACATCACTTCCTTCTTTCTCTTTTGTTTTGGAATCTCTGGTGGAGTGCTTTCGAGCCTAATGCCAGCCATCTTACAAAAACGTACGAATGATGCTCTTCGCGGGAGAATCCTTTCTCTTTACACCGTGTGTTTTCAATTCACACCTGCCGTTTCTGGATTTTTTTCTGCCTATCTCAGTGATACCTTTGGAAGTCTTTGGACCTTTACGGGACTTGGGCTCTGTTTTTTGGGATTTGCTCTCTTTTCGTTTTGGGGATACAAAGAATTACGCGAAAGTTAA
- a CDS encoding M23 family metallopeptidase, protein MAETYVTTAYERLQIAHLRWRKRLQKWISRSREKVSFVLIPNDEKPLAQIEISVGMLGFLFGLALSLVILSFGLLVYFSFFFERNLSLEKKTETQLVSFLFYDLLSKDLRESVEELESMTESLNLLAWEEIPEKEMITQDYLLKEEFRKDASELDSNLLLFQQVVTTYTQFGVRLGNLVPNFQNAIDYLSMRESIFYSMPRGRPLKPGVGVVTSTFGYRSDPFGILPVGEYHSGIDFAAGEGTPIYATGPGTIAVDTAVGGLGKSVRINHENGFFTLYGHCSQILVNPGDRVKRGDKIALVGQTGKATGAHVHYEVRIGLDAPLDPEEYINLD, encoded by the coding sequence TTGGCAGAAACTTACGTCACAACCGCCTACGAAAGGCTCCAAATTGCGCATTTACGGTGGCGAAAACGCTTACAAAAGTGGATTTCCCGAAGCCGTGAAAAGGTGAGTTTTGTCCTCATCCCCAATGATGAAAAACCTCTCGCCCAAATCGAAATTTCCGTAGGAATGCTAGGGTTTCTCTTTGGACTTGCCCTCTCCCTTGTGATACTCTCCTTTGGACTTCTTGTTTATTTTTCCTTTTTCTTTGAACGAAATCTCTCACTCGAGAAAAAAACAGAAACCCAACTCGTTTCGTTTCTATTTTATGACCTACTTTCCAAGGATTTACGGGAATCTGTGGAAGAATTAGAGTCCATGACGGAATCTCTCAATTTGCTTGCCTGGGAAGAAATTCCGGAAAAGGAGATGATCACCCAAGACTATCTCTTAAAAGAAGAATTTCGAAAGGATGCGAGTGAACTGGATTCCAACCTACTCCTCTTCCAACAAGTGGTCACCACCTACACCCAGTTTGGTGTAAGACTAGGAAACCTTGTCCCTAATTTTCAAAATGCCATTGATTACCTTTCCATGCGCGAAAGTATCTTTTATTCCATGCCGAGGGGAAGACCTCTAAAGCCTGGTGTGGGTGTTGTGACCTCCACGTTTGGATACCGCAGTGACCCGTTTGGCATTTTGCCTGTTGGAGAATACCACTCAGGCATTGACTTTGCGGCTGGTGAAGGAACACCAATTTATGCCACAGGTCCTGGAACCATTGCAGTGGACACGGCTGTTGGGGGTCTAGGAAAGTCAGTTCGGATCAACCACGAAAATGGATTTTTCACTTTGTATGGACACTGCTCGCAAATTCTTGTGAACCCTGGCGATCGAGTCAAACGAGGGGATAAAATTGCCCTAGTCGGCCAAACGGGAAAAGCAACGGGAGCACACGTACATTATGAAGTACGAATTGGTCTCGATGCTCCACTCGACCCAGAAGAATACATCAACTTAGATTAA
- the alaS gene encoding alanine--tRNA ligase, giving the protein MKFKTVQEIARLYTNYFKEKGHTIVPSSSLIPKGDPTLLFTTAGMVQFKPLFTGAVELPYTRAASIQKCVRTTDLEVVGKTERHCTFFEMLGNFSFGDYFKKEAIEYALDFSLNQLEIPKDKIWVTIYLDDDEAKRIWMDAGIPEERIVRLGKKDNFWGPAGDSGACGPCSELYLDRGPEKGGPTCGNNPNCKPGCDCDRYLEYWNLVFNQFNQTVSGELLPLKQTGIDTGSGLERVAMLLQEVDSVYDTDELKTIIQKIESVSGFPYNESTKQSFRVITDHSRSVFFSLGDGIYPDRTGRGYVIRRLIRRASLFARKLGIHEPFLYKLVGTLKELYSARYPELKDKAKDIESILKKEEELFLHTLEVGLEELESLLSHLKEHKLTLVTGKEGFRLYSTYGFPREMTKELVEDRGFSFDDKGFEEELEKDRDLSRASWKGKKIQYLTGLSASPELKTEFLGYTESKAQGKVLYLFVDGKSVSSAKQGEEVVIVLDKTPFYAEGGGQVGDTGYFKKDGFQFQVQDTQKENDTFLHMGMVLKGTITVGDVVDAEIEVERRQNLANHHSGTHLLNGALRRILGNHVTQKGSIVSAEYLRFDFSHPKALSPEEIIQIESDVNEAVSANIAVKTEVLDINQAKESGALSMFDEKYGSLVRVVSMGEKSKEFCGGTHVTNTQDIGFFAIVKEGSPGAGNRRIEAICGDSVVSYFLHQFQTLAAKIETHNLSAKEAFGDLKEFGITKEVPSPEGLQTIFSKDGKTAVASLRKLREELETELEEKSSSLFKAKKKLEQQKFQMNPELVDSLLQKAHKFAKGKVVTELFPSVDAKALKDLADSLKAKEPEILCLFGTTEGDSSTLVFMCNKVLNERGIHCGDLLKETLVKLDGKGGGRPDMAQGGGKKPESVLASLEFALSLAKTKLS; this is encoded by the coding sequence ATGAAGTTCAAAACGGTCCAAGAAATCGCCAGGTTGTATACGAATTACTTTAAGGAAAAAGGTCACACAATTGTGCCTTCCTCCAGTCTCATCCCGAAAGGGGATCCCACACTTTTATTCACAACCGCAGGTATGGTGCAGTTCAAACCCCTTTTTACAGGCGCGGTAGAACTTCCCTATACTAGGGCCGCCTCCATACAAAAATGCGTTCGCACCACCGATTTGGAAGTGGTAGGAAAAACGGAACGCCATTGTACGTTCTTTGAGATGTTGGGAAATTTTTCCTTCGGCGATTATTTTAAAAAAGAAGCCATTGAATACGCGTTAGATTTTTCTCTAAACCAGTTAGAAATTCCCAAAGATAAAATTTGGGTCACCATTTACCTAGATGATGATGAAGCCAAAAGAATCTGGATGGATGCCGGGATTCCAGAAGAACGAATTGTTCGCCTTGGTAAAAAAGACAATTTTTGGGGGCCTGCGGGAGACAGTGGGGCTTGTGGTCCTTGTTCCGAATTGTATTTGGACAGGGGACCCGAAAAAGGTGGTCCCACTTGTGGCAACAACCCGAATTGCAAACCAGGTTGTGACTGTGATCGTTATTTGGAATATTGGAACCTTGTGTTTAACCAGTTCAATCAGACTGTTTCAGGGGAACTTCTTCCTCTGAAACAAACAGGCATTGATACAGGATCTGGCCTCGAACGTGTGGCCATGTTATTACAAGAAGTGGACTCGGTCTATGACACAGATGAATTAAAAACCATCATACAAAAAATTGAATCAGTGTCGGGTTTTCCATATAATGAATCCACCAAACAATCGTTTCGTGTGATTACGGACCATTCTCGTTCTGTCTTTTTTTCTCTTGGGGATGGAATTTATCCTGACCGCACAGGTCGTGGGTATGTGATCCGTCGACTCATTAGACGCGCTTCCCTCTTTGCAAGAAAACTCGGAATTCATGAACCATTTCTATACAAACTCGTAGGCACTCTAAAAGAATTATACTCGGCTCGTTATCCAGAGTTAAAGGACAAAGCAAAAGACATCGAATCGATTCTAAAGAAAGAAGAAGAACTTTTCCTACACACATTGGAAGTCGGTCTCGAAGAGTTAGAGTCTTTACTCTCTCACTTGAAAGAACACAAACTAACACTTGTGACGGGAAAAGAAGGCTTTCGTTTGTATTCCACATACGGGTTTCCTCGTGAAATGACAAAGGAACTTGTGGAAGACAGAGGGTTTAGCTTTGATGACAAAGGTTTTGAAGAAGAACTCGAAAAGGATCGGGATTTATCGCGTGCTAGCTGGAAAGGGAAAAAAATCCAATACCTCACTGGCCTTTCAGCCTCTCCCGAACTCAAAACAGAATTTTTAGGGTATACGGAATCCAAAGCACAAGGAAAGGTCTTGTATCTTTTTGTGGATGGAAAGTCAGTTAGTTCCGCCAAACAAGGGGAAGAGGTTGTTATCGTTCTCGATAAAACTCCTTTTTACGCAGAGGGCGGTGGTCAGGTTGGTGACACAGGTTATTTCAAAAAAGACGGTTTCCAATTCCAAGTCCAAGACACACAAAAAGAAAATGATACTTTCCTTCATATGGGTATGGTCTTAAAAGGAACGATCACGGTAGGAGATGTGGTAGATGCTGAAATTGAAGTGGAACGTAGGCAGAATCTTGCCAACCACCATTCCGGCACACATTTGTTAAACGGAGCACTTAGAAGAATCCTCGGGAACCATGTCACACAAAAAGGTTCCATTGTTTCCGCAGAGTATCTCCGATTTGATTTTTCCCATCCCAAAGCACTTTCTCCTGAAGAAATCATCCAAATTGAATCTGATGTAAATGAGGCTGTGAGTGCCAATATCGCGGTCAAAACAGAAGTTTTAGACATCAACCAGGCGAAAGAATCAGGGGCACTCTCCATGTTTGATGAAAAGTATGGAAGCCTTGTTCGTGTTGTGTCCATGGGAGAAAAATCAAAAGAATTCTGCGGGGGAACCCATGTAACGAACACACAAGACATTGGATTTTTTGCCATTGTCAAAGAAGGAAGTCCTGGTGCTGGAAATCGAAGGATTGAAGCGATTTGTGGAGATTCTGTTGTTTCCTATTTTTTACACCAGTTCCAAACCTTGGCGGCCAAAATTGAAACTCACAACTTGTCCGCCAAAGAGGCATTTGGTGATCTTAAAGAATTTGGGATCACAAAAGAAGTTCCTTCCCCAGAAGGTTTACAAACCATCTTCTCAAAAGATGGAAAAACAGCGGTGGCAAGTCTACGTAAACTCCGAGAAGAATTAGAAACAGAACTGGAAGAAAAATCCTCCTCGCTTTTTAAAGCCAAAAAGAAATTAGAACAGCAAAAGTTCCAAATGAATCCAGAGCTTGTGGACAGTTTGTTACAAAAAGCACACAAGTTTGCGAAAGGAAAGGTTGTCACCGAATTGTTTCCTTCGGTGGATGCAAAGGCATTGAAAGACTTGGCCGATTCCTTAAAAGCAAAAGAACCAGAGATTCTCTGTTTGTTTGGAACCACGGAAGGGGATTCGAGTACGCTTGTCTTTATGTGCAATAAGGTATTGAATGAACGAGGCATTCATTGTGGTGATCTACTGAAAGAAACCTTGGTGAAACTCGATGGAAAGGGCGGTGGAAGACCCGATATGGCACAAGGCGGTGGTAAAAAACCAGAAAGTGTTTTGGCTTCC
- the rpsI gene encoding 30S ribosomal protein S9, translated as MAQKAVWAVGRRKTSVARAKIASGTGKITVNHKDVKDYIKNGEHLVRRALEPLLVLDARDKYDIALNVTGGGVIGQVGAIRHAVARALVAFNESLKPALKKEGFLTRDSRMVERKKYGLHKARRGTQFSKR; from the coding sequence ATGGCGCAAAAAGCAGTTTGGGCAGTAGGCCGACGCAAAACATCTGTTGCACGAGCAAAAATCGCATCGGGAACAGGAAAAATCACAGTTAACCATAAAGATGTAAAAGATTACATCAAAAACGGAGAACACTTAGTTCGCCGTGCACTTGAGCCTCTTTTAGTTTTAGATGCTCGTGACAAATATGATATTGCACTCAATGTAACTGGTGGTGGAGTGATTGGACAAGTGGGAGCCATTCGTCACGCAGTGGCTCGTGCTCTTGTTGCGTTCAATGAATCGCTAAAACCAGCTTTGAAAAAAGAAGGATTCCTCACACGAGATAGCCGTATGGTAGAGCGTAAAAAATACGGTCTTCATAAAGCTCGTCGCGGAACTCAGTTCTCAAAACGTTAA
- a CDS encoding DoxX family protein: MFDFLFSTSGDIIPLILRITAFVVIFPHGAQKLLGWFGGYGFKGTYGFFTGTMKFPGILAVLIILGESFGSVLLLVGFLTKFAALSIAIIMIGAAFIAHRHNGFFINWNGNQKGEGYEFHILAAGLLLALIVGGAGVYSIDFNLIGKF; the protein is encoded by the coding sequence TGGGGATATCATCCCACTGATTTTACGCATCACGGCCTTCGTTGTGATCTTCCCACACGGCGCACAAAAACTCCTCGGATGGTTTGGTGGATATGGTTTCAAAGGAACTTACGGATTTTTTACAGGAACCATGAAATTCCCAGGAATCCTTGCCGTTCTCATCATCCTTGGTGAGTCTTTTGGATCCGTTCTTTTACTCGTTGGTTTTTTAACCAAATTTGCAGCTCTTTCGATCGCCATCATCATGATCGGTGCCGCATTCATCGCTCACAGACATAATGGATTTTTCATCAATTGGAATGGAAACCAAAAAGGCGAAGGATATGAATTCCACATCCTTGCGGCAGGTCTTCTCCTTGCACTCATCGTTGGTGGAGCAGGTGTGTATTCGATTGATTTTAACTTAATCGGTAAGTTCTAA